Proteins from a genomic interval of Mustela lutreola isolate mMusLut2 chromosome 4, mMusLut2.pri, whole genome shotgun sequence:
- the DDX56 gene encoding probable ATP-dependent RNA helicase DDX56, producing the protein MADPEALGFEHMGLDPRLLQAVADLGWSRPTLIQEKAIPLALEGKDLLARARTGSGKTAAYALPALQLLLHRKATGPAVEQAVRGLVLVPTKELARQARSMIQQLAAYCARDIRVADVSSAEDTASQRAVLMEKPDIVVGTPSRILNHLQQASLVLRDSLELLVLDEADLLFSFGFEEELKSLLCHLPRIYQAFLMSATFNEDVQALKELVLHNPVTLKLQESQLPGPDQLRQFQVVCQTEEDKFLLLYALLKLSLVRGKSLLFVNTLERSYRLRLFLEQFSIPACVLNGELPLCSRCHIISQFNQGFYDCVIATDAEVLGAPIKGKRRGRGSKGDRASDLEAGVARGIDFHHVSAVLNFDLPPTPEAYIHRAGRTARANNPGMVLTFVLPFEQSHLHMIEELLGENGAPVLLPYQFRMEEIEGFRYRCRDAMRSVTKQAIREARLKEIKEELLHSERLKTYFEDNPRDLQLLRHDLPLHPAVVKPHLGHVPDYLVPPALRGLVRPHKKRKKLASRKVKKAKTQNPLHNFRHRKERRRPTAVPS; encoded by the exons ATGGCGGACCCGGAGGCGTTGGGCTTCGAGCACATGGGCCTCGACCCCCGGCTCCTGCAG GCCGTCGCCGACCTGGGCTGGTCGCGACCCACGCTGATCCAGGAGAAGGCCATCCCGCTGGCCCTGGAGGGGAAGGACCTGCTGGCTCGGGCCCGCACGGGCTCGGGGAAGACGGCCGCGTACGCTCTTCCCGCGCTGCAGCTGCTGCTCCACAGGAAGGCG ACGGGCCCTGCAGTAGAGCAGGCTGTGAGAGGGCTTGTCCTGGTGCCCACCAAGGAGCTGGCACGCCAGGCCCGGTCCATGATCCAGCAGCTGGCTGCTTACTGCGCGCGAGACATCCGGGTGGCCGACGTTTCATCTGCTGAGGATACTGCCTCTCAGCG AGCTGTGCTGATGGAGAAGCCCGACATAGTCGTGGGGACCCCATCACGCATCTTGAACCACTTGCAGCAGGCCAGTTTGGTCCTGCGAGACTCCCTGGAGCTGCTGGTGCTGGATGAGGCTGATCTTCTCTTCTCCTTCGGCTTCGAGGAGGAACTTAAGAGTCTGCTCTG TCACCTGCCCCGGATTTACCAGGCGTTTCTGATGTCAGCTACCTTTAACGAGGACGTGCAAGCACTCAAGGAGCTGGTACTCCATAACCCA GTGACTCTGAAGCTGCAGGAGTCCCAGCTGCCGGGGCCAGACCAGCTGCGGCAGTTCCAGGTGGTCTGCCAGACGGAGGAAGACAAGTTCCTGCTGCTATATGCCCTGCTCAAGCTGTCATTGGTCCGTGGCAAGTCCCTGCTCTTTGTCAACACTCTGGAGAGGAGTTACCGGCTGCGCCTGTTCCTGGAGCAATTCAGCATCCCTGCCTGTGTACTCAACGGAGAGCTCCCGCTGTGCTCCAG GTGCCATATCATCTCCCAGTTCAACCAGGGCTTCTATGACTGCGTCATAGCGACCGACGCCGAAGTCCTGGGGGCCCCCATCAAGGGCAAGCGCCGGGGCAGAGGCTCCAAGGGGGACAG GGCCTCTGACCTGGAGGCAGGTGTGGCCCGGGGCATAGACTTCCATCACGTGTCTGCTGTGCTCAACTTTGACCTGCCGCCCACCCCTGAGGCTTACATCCATCGAGCTGGCAG GACGGCACGTGCCAACAACCCAGGCATGGTTTTGACCTTCGTGCTGCCTTTTGAGCAGTCTCACTTGCACATGATTGAGGAGCTTCTCGGAG AGAACGGGGCCCCTGTCCTACTTCCCTACCAGTTCCGCATGGAGGAGATTGAGGGCTTCCGCTATCGCTGCCGG GACGCCATGCGCTCGGTGACCAAACAGGCCATTCGAGAGGCAAGGCTGAAGGAGATCAAGGAGGAGCTTCTGCACTCGGAGAGGCTCAAG ACGTACTTTGAAGACAACCCCCGGGACCTCCAGCTGCTGCGGCACGACCTGCCGTTGCACCCTGCCGTGGTGAAGCCTCACCTGGGCCACGTCCCTGACTACCTGG TTCCCCCTGCTCTGCGCGGCCTCGTGCGCCCTCACAAGAAGCGGAAGAAGCTGGCTTCCAGGAAGGTCAAG AAGGCCAAGACCCAGAATCCCCTGCACAACTTCAGACATCGGAAAGAGAGACGCAGACCCACAGCTGTGCCTTCCTGA